GGTGGGTGACCGGGCATAGGCCGCACAGGCGGGTCACCAGCGTTGGCACTGTGTGTGCGGGGCGACCGACCAGATGGGGGTCAACGCGAGGCACTCCGGCAACGTCGAAGCGGGCGGCATCACCCTCCACGATCACCGACACGGCTAGCGGATCAACCACCGCGTCAATAGGTAATTTGATGCGAGCCACGAAATGACCTTTCTACTCATGAAACAATGGAGACATGCATGAACTATCGCTGCTCGGGGGAGTCACCGATATCGTATCGAAGGCGGTCGAGCCCTCTACTGTGGTGCGTGATGTCGGCCTCGTCGTCGGCGCTAGGTCCGGAGTGCTTGTCGACGCCCTCTTTGCTGCTTGGCCCGTCGCAAAGCAAGGAACGTGCTGCGCGGGAGCTTCTTTGCACGTCACAGAAGTAGCGGCCACAGTGTGGTGCCCGGCTTGTGAAGGTGAGCAAGAAATCGACGAGTATTTCGCCCTGACCTGCCCCGAGTGCGGGACTCCCACCGCGGATCTGCGCCGTGGGAAGGAATTCCATGTCGATTATGTCGACGTAGAGACGGACTGAGTGACCCAACTTTCAAGCACAGCGCGCGCCTTGCCAACAGCCTCCGGGACAGCTTGGGCAACCACGTCGTTCAGCCCAACCTGAAGGTCAACTTCCTGAGCGACCACACCGACGACGACTACTTCTGCAGGCTCCTTGCCCAGCAGCCGTGCGGCAGTGAGTAAGTCGAGCAACCCCACTTGGTGTGGGCTGAGGTGCGCTCGCTGCAGAATCTTGATCTGGTCTCCCGCGACTACTCGGACTTCGCCCGGGGTGGGGCCTTTGATGCCGTCGAGAATCAGGAGCCGGTCGGCATCTTGCACATCGGGGAGAAGCTCCATGCCAGACGTGCCCCCGTCGATGTACTCGACATCGCCGAGTGGCTCCGACGCTAGTGCATTAAGAATCGCAAGCCCCACCCCGTCATCAGCCATAATCGGGTTGCCGATGCCAATGGCAGTGATTTTCTTAGCCATCTACTCAACTTCCGGCCCGTCAACAGGTTTGGTGCCCGTGGGCAACCACACACCACCGTTGATCATTGCGGACACACCACCGTGGTCTTCCAGCGCGTCAGCACGGAACGCCAAGTACACGTGGATTACGACGAACGCCCAAATGACGTACATAATGATCGTGTGAATCAGCCTGATTCCCGCGATGCCAATCCAGTGCACCGGGTAGCTCATCAGGACCCAGAACCAATTATCCTGATTGGCCAGCCCCCACAGAGCAAGCCCGGTGCCCATTTGCACAATGCACAGGGCGTAGATGCCCGTGTAGGTGATTTGCTGCAGCGCGTTGTGGCCGATGTGTATTGGTTCTTCACGTTTGATGAAGAGGTAATACTGAATCGTGCCCCACATGTCTTTGAGGCCCTCGCGATTGTAAATCGGCCACAGTGAGCGACGGTGCATCTGTCGAGTCTTCGCTGTCACCGTGAGCCATAATCGCCAAATTGCTAAAGCGATCCACGATGCACCAGCAATATAGTGCACCAAACGTACCCACCCCATGATGAATCCAGTGTCCCCGGACGCCGGGGTGGCGTAGTAGGGGTCCAATATGTAGTACCCGGTCACAGTCAACGCAATGATCAGCGCCATGTTGAGCCAATGTTGCACTCGGAGGGCGCGAGGCCACAGCTCAACGCGAGTAAAACCACCACGACTTTGCGATACCGGCCGTCGGTGCTCACCTTTGCCCAGCACCACGTAGCCCTTCAATTCGAACTCGCCCGGGTCGTTGCCCGTTACTGGCGCAGTGGCCACGGTGAGACAGCGGTGACCCTTGCGCTGCATGGAATCCACACCCTTGCGGATGAGTCGGCGTGACCCATCATGACCGTGGGCAGCGTCGAGGACTGCATCAACGTCGCCGCGCATAACCGCGATGTCGGTCTCGCTGTCACGCACGATCGCGATTGAATACTTACGCTCGGGCGTTGCTGGATCGAAGTTGCTCGTGCGCCCCTGATTGCCCTGCACAGACTGTACGAGCGCCTGGTCGACAGGGTCCGAGCTTCCTTCCGGCGACGCCGCCGCCAAACGCAGCAGCGTTTCGCGACCGATGTCAGCAACTGGGACGGAGTCTACAACGGAGATTTTGCTTGTCGACGACTCCCTAGCGGTTGTCATTGTGCCATCACCTTGATGATTTCTTCTCCCTCCTCGTCCAAGAGATGCACGGCGCAAGACATGCACGGATCAAAGGAGTGAATGGTGCGCAAGACTTCAAGAGGTTGCTTCGGATCTTCCAACGGATGAGTTCCATCGCCTGCAAGTGAGGACTCGTACGGGCCAAGATTTCCCTCGGGGTCGCGGCCACCGGCAAGCCATGTGGTCGGCACAACTGCCTGATAGCGAGCCGTCTTCCTATCCTTGATGGTGATGTAGTGCGACAGCATTCCGCGCGCTACCTCCATCATGGAGAATCCGTCGCACTCGTCTGGCCAGCGGGATGGCTCCCAGGTGGTCTCATTGAAGACGTCGATGTCGCCCTTTTGAAGACCTTCGACGAATTTCGGCATAAGCACGTTCGCTAGTGTGTCTGCGGAGGTCACGGCCTCAACCGCGCGGGCGAGGGTGCGACCTCCGGTGGAGTTCATTTGCTCGACAGTGATGCCGAGTGCGTCGAAGGCTTCGTCGCAAAGCTGCTTTGTTTGTGGTTCGTCTTGCAGGTAGGCCAACAACACGCGAGCGACAGGTCCAACCTGGGCGGGCCGGCCGTCGTAGCGGGGAGCCTTGGACCAGGTATATTCGTCGTTTTCTGCAAGCCACTCGTACGGTGGCTTCGGGCCCGAGTAGGCCGGCGTTGTCTCTCCTTCGCCGGGGACTAGGCCGACGTCTTTTCCGTCTTCGTAGGAGTACCACGCGGAGGCGATGTACTCTTCGATCAAACTTGGGTCCAGTGGTTGGACCTTGGTGTAGTCACCGTCGATGATTACTCCCGGTTTAACAGTTGGGCTACTGAAGCCAAGGTGCCGGTCGATGTTTTTGGAATTGACTACTGCGCCAGCCATGCCCACCGCCAGGAAAGTGTCGG
The Corynebacterium breve genome window above contains:
- a CDS encoding hydrogenase maturation protease — encoded protein: MAKKITAIGIGNPIMADDGVGLAILNALASEPLGDVEYIDGGTSGMELLPDVQDADRLLILDGIKGPTPGEVRVVAGDQIKILQRAHLSPHQVGLLDLLTAARLLGKEPAEVVVVGVVAQEVDLQVGLNDVVAQAVPEAVGKARAVLESWVTQSVSTST
- the cybH gene encoding Ni/Fe-hydrogenase, b-type cytochrome subunit, which codes for MTTARESSTSKISVVDSVPVADIGRETLLRLAAASPEGSSDPVDQALVQSVQGNQGRTSNFDPATPERKYSIAIVRDSETDIAVMRGDVDAVLDAAHGHDGSRRLIRKGVDSMQRKGHRCLTVATAPVTGNDPGEFELKGYVVLGKGEHRRPVSQSRGGFTRVELWPRALRVQHWLNMALIIALTVTGYYILDPYYATPASGDTGFIMGWVRLVHYIAGASWIALAIWRLWLTVTAKTRQMHRRSLWPIYNREGLKDMWGTIQYYLFIKREEPIHIGHNALQQITYTGIYALCIVQMGTGLALWGLANQDNWFWVLMSYPVHWIGIAGIRLIHTIIMYVIWAFVVIHVYLAFRADALEDHGGVSAMINGGVWLPTGTKPVDGPEVE
- a CDS encoding nickel-dependent hydrogenase large subunit; protein product: MATERIVVDPLTRIEGHLRVELEVDGGQIKQAWSESTQYRGIEQIVLDRDPRDVWAFVGRICGVCTATHSVASVVAVEDAIGCDIPVQAQLIRDLLLGAQEIHDHVVHFYHLHALDWVNVVSAAEADPEKTAEFASSIGSSWRGNTASQFAKVKETIQGVLDSGQLSIFTGGYWEHPDYRLPPEANLMAVSHYLDALQFQRSITRITTVFGGKNPHPNFLVGGMACSIDPDKSETVNQVHIDQIKNWIAEIQEFCHDCYLPDALAIMGEYKDYFDIGKSADTFLAVGMAGAVVNSKNIDRHLGFSSPTVKPGVIIDGDYTKVQPLDPSLIEEYIASAWYSYEDGKDVGLVPGEGETTPAYSGPKPPYEWLAENDEYTWSKAPRYDGRPAQVGPVARVLLAYLQDEPQTKQLCDEAFDALGITVEQMNSTGGRTLARAVEAVTSADTLANVLMPKFVEGLQKGDIDVFNETTWEPSRWPDECDGFSMMEVARGMLSHYITIKDRKTARYQAVVPTTWLAGGRDPEGNLGPYESSLAGDGTHPLEDPKQPLEVLRTIHSFDPCMSCAVHLLDEEGEEIIKVMAQ
- a CDS encoding hydrogenase maturation nickel metallochaperone HypA, which encodes MHELSLLGGVTDIVSKAVEPSTVVRDVGLVVGARSGVLVDALFAAWPVAKQGTCCAGASLHVTEVAATVWCPACEGEQEIDEYFALTCPECGTPTADLRRGKEFHVDYVDVETD